The genomic stretch TCTCCGACGGAACCCTCCCGAAACCCGGGTCTTCGCGGGAATCTAAGGACGAATGCCGCGCCCGACGGGGCGGCACCCACCATCCGGACGACACCCGCGAGGCTGCGATGAGCGATTCGGTCACGGAGGCCGTGGGGCCGGGCCAGGACGAGGAGGACCGGCTCCCGACGGTCACGCTGTACGTCAACCACCAGGAGCGGCGGCTCGCGGTGGACCCGCGGACCTCGCTGCTCGACGCGCTGCGCGAGCGGCTGCGCCTGGGCGGCACCAAGAAGGGATGTGATCACGGGCAGTGCGGCGCCTGCACGGTGCTGGTCAACGGCCGGCGCGTCAACTCCTGCCTGACGCTCGCCGTGATGCACGAGGGCGACGACGTGGTGACGATCGAGGGGCTGGGCGGCCCCGATGACCTGCACCCCCTCCAGGCCGCCTTCATCGAGTGCGACGGTTTCCAGTGCGGCTACTGCACGCCCGGCCAGATCGTCTCGGCCGTCGGCATGCTCGGCGAGGTGGCGGCGGGCTGGCCCAGCCACGCCACGGCCGACGTGGCCGCCCCGCGGATCGCGCTGACCGACGAGGAGATCCGCGAGCGGATGAGCGGCAACCTCTGCCGGTGCGCCGCCTACCCGAACATCGTCGCGGCCATCCGCGGCGCGGCGGAAGGAGGCCCGGGTTGAGGTCCTTCACGTACGAGCGGGC from Streptomyces albofaciens JCM 4342 encodes the following:
- a CDS encoding 2Fe-2S iron-sulfur cluster-binding protein; its protein translation is MSDSVTEAVGPGQDEEDRLPTVTLYVNHQERRLAVDPRTSLLDALRERLRLGGTKKGCDHGQCGACTVLVNGRRVNSCLTLAVMHEGDDVVTIEGLGGPDDLHPLQAAFIECDGFQCGYCTPGQIVSAVGMLGEVAAGWPSHATADVAAPRIALTDEEIRERMSGNLCRCAAYPNIVAAIRGAAEGGPG